The following proteins are co-located in the Hydrogenispora ethanolica genome:
- a CDS encoding RHS repeat-associated core domain-containing protein — MPNGWNIINIPDLVTRTIKIKIYNDSNAYIGGIAELELWGKTSFSYKKAILLAENVSGSVAFKINLDQKWEDAKLFLMTNNDLEVLSHTKFGLIINGEIITPRIQCQTTPMGTRVVFDVPTNKLRPGDNFINLNIGNISASDIQFVTTENNGTLSISSVVASDIELKEICNGLRYSGKSALVDTLEINLSSIAVIDAIKLYNLSSNSINEVKFWVWENNYWIPINSQLSPKNCFTFPNGTPPTSKLMIQARPEYIESLLEVEVIGSEESQGPPKVTILDPSDNSILESSNFILQGYVDNPRAIVTVDSKNVLLNGHHFKIPLEFTTSDIKQTFTISATDECGLNGKTFVTYYKGEQGKPEITCNLPEIFYVGSSEIIINGTVRSAYNVKINSIQIPLQAGQYRTNLNLFEGENILQIEAQNSFGLSRLKRLVICDLNAPVIKLTKPEQKELTTSSDKLIIHGFCKDASLVDLFINKEPNNIHGDQFDSIVSLNPGKNNIVITAKDAVGHQSEIQIHITMKSPLNATSTSSPKEFFQSIVSKYSTPQIAQSQYSPYNSYFKNNIEDVSLANGSLSVEATDFTLLGREGMDLTIKRIYNSKLAQQEKIYESFRKRSFPIDTFGYDWSLNIPWIEYLKDVMYLRLPNGGLKKVSFTNGKFICHEGIHFTFEDHPEANSYVLIMKNGVKYVFDRGGKVIEQWSPSGQSKISYSYNGREISKIVDSVKREIVFGYKTVSSKRVINTIQVGDRVYRYEYNSPGLLKEYRDPLNRITSYSYINKNLNSGTEIFWIDYYGNDDVVGEYINYSLDLLKEITYPTTVKSTYDYNFINQYSWNNWIEEGWMIEDVLDITSSYYGYAITVKQHQVADKIELYDYETNNQFGSMEDGTFVPSYTFIDYVGVSCGEKTRRQINLHIYKDKNGYYGYDALGEYPKIDQYITSLPLQYIINYFDDEIYFEYDLATQCLKSEIHSPSGFEEAYSKKYKTDEWGNILEYSWVEYYGDNYVEQYLYHPHSTIKDLIDTKTVENFNPVTQQTTVITTTYTYNDAIGKPETIHISDETKILVTSYTYYSNGNLKTKTEPNGLITEYFYDINEAFLSRKTAYQVKDADGNAKNITSQYGYNQYGMKEWEMDSRGYVTWYLYDNLDRIVKVIFPDDNDVPFSTVNKFQTENPFQEYIFNDAQNTCDYYNENRQQTRFIFDGLGRLINKTEFLRDQSGSIREATTMYGRDEFGRITRVVSPLGVNTDTADAHTTWYEYDGLDRVTKIIFPGEEPGSKTNYAKIDYSIEDWWGTIETIIDENGGKVKISKDWNGNIFNVIQDCKYGDGIETYTWNYEYDSLGNTVYIKDPYGETTQEYDAWGHLVKIKKPTVTGSLVKPGTVDKNILRAPESVTPVIKFEYDLMGNLVTEISANGNIETGTNPDNYKIKYEYDQLNRLIQTSFKTTRKDVQTNTVQIKTSITKNYYDANGNKITTRIIMDPNDGSRDKVNEYVYSARNWLLSEKDPLGNITQYRYDPVGNKIAVIDPRNGENAPVIWYRFAENQLILEDPRSNKTFTTWYLYDDVNRLYRVVQPDTTPPVNPFAGMPSYDNPYTEITFDLVGNKLTERDPNGLILSYEYFPRNWLKSVSDPRGIRQFFKYDKVGNQTEVHTRVQDNVYMGTRRICDSLGRLRRIINPNMNIVDYEYDAFGKTTRIITNNGHPITTKYVYNKLGWLIETQNALSNKILYRYDLNGNQVAVISPNNLYQINLYDERDRLIERVDSLGRSEKYNYDLSGNVELVLDRRGTLRSYSYNKNNQLQQLSLKGKDTSVFTIQYQYDKAGNRLRVMDSCNPANTIIYNDGVYDPSNRINSMLWQFDGQTYRTEYSYNKAGQLTGIKYPEATEKIIYQYNQYNEIEEVKGFTKPKGIALNIDGTLKRILYNNGLSGSFAYDENRGLKELKVNNGSSDILDINFAYDKRRNITGIRNEVTKRNIVYNYDDVDQLIGYTQTGNVVESNPANGAAGLKENDFSGRNQLNFELDPSAIINLDYKSSSIGLDFGFEISDIKKIKLVPDSSHVGHRLSRESFELLTSADNSNYTYIPNEQWDFKKNSDGTMEFDLKNPVSARFFKVHVLYDERDEDFNAKYSASFLNELSKILLVYRAPSLSKDEYHYDANGNRSEKVLIVDGSSATVHYEYYPGSNLLKKDGKYAYVYDEAGNLVEKGNRYTESNGNIIFTTNGAGVEYWKFTYDLLNRLVKVDKNGLVVEYTYNPLGQRVSKCIDGVKTRYVFEGTEPILEKRSDGITRSYIYAVGKHLARVDGPIGSGTPVYYYHTDQIGSIKAITNQSGQMVWSAEYKPFGGIAIEQNTIEESHRFTGKEYDADVSLYYFNARWYDPELGRFVAEDPARDGTNWYVYGVNNPLINTDSTGMIHQDEDGNWDYDDWDYEWNYDYDCYNFWVYNDDFFSYGSNGGWWNDIAKLNAAWDFLGAVDFDSQNISGRRKWVTDKGYYIPYYESRRVQTIQGKMGIDVTGWYDDQTAIAVGTLQDMYGVKNARDSVFGLNSWRAMDSISNSQDHSGKYHEFYQEYNLRVAEARWREFLGDLLVNAAIFGGGKALLSKLLPEAAVTQTGNAINISTAGLSAEEAAAIRAYARGANQYIEQAGPQVIKSTAGQLRRDASAAAQIERLRASRAGQPYIGQVGHVPDTAISGSAIPPMGWLDMPGVSNQVVGGVLGSRVGQTIKVILVDGVKQ, encoded by the coding sequence TTGCCTAATGGATGGAATATTATTAACATTCCCGACTTGGTTACGCGAACAATCAAAATAAAAATTTACAACGATAGTAACGCTTATATCGGCGGTATTGCTGAATTGGAGTTATGGGGAAAAACATCCTTTTCCTACAAAAAGGCTATTCTTTTAGCGGAAAATGTAAGTGGGTCAGTTGCATTTAAAATAAATTTGGATCAAAAGTGGGAAGATGCAAAACTATTTCTGATGACGAATAACGATTTAGAAGTCCTCTCACATACAAAGTTTGGTCTCATTATCAACGGAGAGATTATTACTCCTAGAATTCAATGCCAAACAACGCCTATGGGAACGAGGGTGGTGTTTGATGTTCCTACCAATAAGTTGAGGCCAGGAGATAATTTTATAAATTTAAATATCGGAAATATCTCGGCCTCAGATATCCAATTTGTAACTACAGAAAATAACGGAACGCTTTCGATCTCGTCGGTTGTTGCCTCGGACATAGAGCTGAAAGAAATTTGCAATGGCCTTCGCTATTCAGGAAAATCCGCTTTAGTGGATACACTTGAGATAAATTTAAGTTCTATCGCAGTAATTGATGCTATTAAGCTGTATAACCTCTCATCAAACTCAATTAATGAAGTAAAGTTTTGGGTATGGGAAAATAATTATTGGATCCCGATTAATAGTCAACTATCCCCTAAGAACTGTTTTACATTCCCCAATGGAACACCTCCTACTTCCAAATTGATGATTCAAGCACGGCCAGAATATATTGAAAGTTTATTAGAGGTTGAGGTTATAGGAAGTGAAGAAAGCCAAGGACCTCCTAAAGTGACGATCCTTGATCCCAGTGATAATTCTATTTTGGAATCGAGTAATTTTATTTTACAAGGATATGTGGACAATCCAAGAGCAATCGTTACTGTGGATAGCAAAAATGTTTTATTAAATGGTCATCATTTTAAAATACCTTTGGAATTTACAACTTCGGATATTAAGCAGACATTTACAATATCAGCGACGGATGAATGCGGTCTAAACGGTAAAACTTTCGTGACTTATTATAAAGGAGAACAAGGCAAACCGGAAATCACCTGTAATTTACCGGAAATATTTTACGTGGGAAGCTCCGAAATCATTATCAATGGAACCGTCCGGTCAGCTTACAATGTTAAGATAAATTCCATTCAAATACCTCTACAAGCAGGCCAGTATCGAACGAATTTAAACTTATTTGAGGGCGAAAATATCTTACAAATTGAAGCTCAAAATAGTTTTGGTTTATCAAGGCTTAAACGGCTGGTGATTTGTGATTTAAACGCACCTGTTATCAAGCTGACTAAACCGGAACAAAAAGAACTCACAACCAGTTCCGATAAACTAATAATTCATGGTTTCTGTAAAGATGCAAGTCTAGTAGATTTATTCATTAATAAAGAGCCGAATAACATTCATGGAGACCAATTTGATTCGATCGTATCTCTTAACCCCGGTAAAAATAACATTGTAATCACTGCTAAAGATGCTGTCGGGCATCAATCAGAAATACAAATTCATATCACAATGAAGTCACCTTTGAATGCCACCAGTACAAGCAGTCCGAAAGAGTTTTTTCAATCGATTGTCAGTAAATATTCAACGCCGCAAATTGCTCAGTCGCAATATAGCCCGTATAATTCTTATTTTAAGAACAACATTGAGGATGTTTCTTTAGCAAATGGTAGTTTAAGTGTTGAGGCCACTGATTTTACCTTGCTTGGAAGAGAAGGCATGGATTTGACTATCAAACGGATTTATAATTCAAAACTTGCCCAACAGGAGAAAATATACGAAAGTTTTCGTAAAAGATCGTTTCCAATTGATACTTTTGGCTATGACTGGTCCCTAAATATTCCATGGATTGAATATCTTAAAGATGTCATGTATTTACGGTTGCCAAACGGAGGTTTGAAAAAAGTTAGTTTTACCAATGGAAAGTTTATCTGTCATGAAGGAATTCATTTTACTTTTGAAGATCATCCTGAAGCAAACTCTTATGTATTAATAATGAAAAACGGAGTTAAATATGTTTTTGATCGAGGCGGCAAGGTAATTGAGCAATGGAGCCCAAGTGGGCAAAGCAAGATCAGTTATTCTTATAATGGTAGAGAAATCAGTAAGATTGTCGATTCGGTTAAACGGGAAATTGTATTTGGATATAAAACCGTGAGTTCAAAGCGCGTTATCAATACTATTCAGGTTGGAGACCGGGTATATCGTTATGAGTATAATAGTCCGGGGCTTCTTAAAGAATATCGTGATCCCCTCAATCGAATAACATCCTATAGTTATATTAATAAAAACTTGAATTCAGGTACTGAGATTTTCTGGATTGATTATTATGGTAATGATGATGTTGTTGGTGAATATATCAATTATAGTTTGGATTTATTGAAGGAAATAACTTATCCAACCACAGTAAAGTCTACTTATGATTATAACTTTATAAATCAATATAGCTGGAATAATTGGATTGAAGAAGGTTGGATGATTGAAGACGTCCTAGACATAACATCAAGCTATTACGGTTATGCCATTACAGTAAAGCAACACCAAGTTGCTGATAAGATTGAATTGTATGATTATGAAACAAATAATCAATTCGGTTCTATGGAGGATGGAACTTTTGTACCAAGCTATACTTTTATTGATTATGTCGGAGTTAGTTGCGGGGAAAAAACTCGAAGACAGATAAATCTTCATATTTATAAAGATAAAAATGGTTACTACGGTTACGACGCTTTGGGAGAGTATCCAAAAATCGACCAATATATAACTTCTCTACCTCTGCAGTATATTATCAATTATTTCGACGACGAGATATATTTTGAGTATGACTTAGCTACACAGTGCCTTAAATCAGAAATACATTCTCCATCGGGTTTCGAAGAGGCATATTCTAAAAAATACAAAACTGATGAGTGGGGAAATATATTGGAATATAGCTGGGTGGAATATTATGGCGATAATTATGTTGAACAGTATTTATATCATCCTCATTCAACAATTAAAGACTTAATTGATACGAAAACAGTGGAAAACTTTAATCCGGTAACTCAGCAAACTACTGTTATTACGACTACATATACATATAATGATGCTATCGGAAAACCGGAGACGATTCATATCAGTGATGAGACAAAAATTTTGGTAACCAGTTATACTTACTACTCGAATGGTAATTTGAAGACGAAAACAGAACCGAACGGCCTAATCACCGAATATTTTTATGATATCAATGAAGCATTTTTGTCAAGAAAAACAGCTTACCAAGTAAAAGATGCCGACGGTAATGCAAAAAACATTACCAGTCAGTATGGCTATAATCAATATGGGATGAAAGAATGGGAAATGGACTCGCGAGGGTATGTTACCTGGTATTTATATGATAATTTAGATCGAATAGTCAAGGTTATTTTTCCTGATGACAACGATGTACCGTTTTCAACCGTTAATAAGTTTCAAACTGAAAATCCTTTTCAGGAATATATATTCAATGATGCTCAAAACACCTGTGATTATTACAATGAAAATCGCCAACAAACTCGATTTATTTTTGATGGACTAGGCCGTTTAATAAACAAAACAGAATTTCTACGTGATCAAAGTGGTTCTATCCGTGAAGCCACAACGATGTATGGGCGGGATGAGTTTGGTCGAATCACTAGAGTAGTCAGTCCATTGGGGGTAAATACCGATACCGCGGATGCTCATACTACCTGGTACGAATATGATGGACTTGATCGAGTTACGAAAATAATTTTCCCAGGAGAAGAGCCGGGTTCGAAGACGAATTATGCCAAGATTGATTATAGTATAGAAGACTGGTGGGGGACAATTGAAACAATCATAGACGAAAATGGTGGAAAAGTAAAAATAAGTAAAGACTGGAACGGTAATATATTCAATGTTATCCAAGATTGCAAATATGGCGATGGTATAGAAACCTATACATGGAACTATGAATATGATTCCTTGGGCAATACAGTATATATTAAGGATCCTTACGGGGAAACCACCCAGGAATATGATGCTTGGGGTCATTTGGTGAAAATAAAAAAACCGACAGTTACCGGTTCACTAGTAAAACCGGGAACAGTTGATAAAAACATCCTACGCGCGCCCGAGTCAGTTACTCCCGTAATAAAATTTGAATACGATCTGATGGGGAATCTTGTTACTGAAATTAGCGCCAATGGAAATATCGAGACGGGAACTAATCCGGATAATTATAAAATAAAGTACGAGTATGATCAGTTAAACCGTTTAATTCAGACATCTTTCAAAACGACTCGAAAAGATGTTCAGACCAATACGGTTCAAATTAAAACATCCATAACAAAAAATTATTACGATGCAAACGGCAATAAAATCACTACTCGAATTATCATGGATCCCAACGATGGAAGCAGGGATAAAGTAAACGAGTATGTGTATTCCGCTCGTAATTGGTTATTGAGTGAAAAAGATCCTCTCGGTAACATTACTCAATACCGGTACGACCCAGTAGGAAATAAAATTGCCGTCATCGATCCGCGAAATGGTGAAAATGCACCGGTTATTTGGTATCGTTTTGCTGAGAATCAATTAATATTGGAAGATCCGCGAAGCAATAAAACCTTCACGACATGGTATCTTTATGATGATGTTAACCGTTTATACCGGGTCGTTCAGCCGGACACCACTCCCCCGGTCAACCCTTTTGCCGGCATGCCAAGCTATGATAATCCTTATACGGAGATTACATTTGATTTAGTGGGGAATAAACTAACGGAACGGGATCCGAATGGCTTGATACTTTCCTATGAGTATTTTCCTCGCAATTGGTTGAAGAGTGTTTCGGACCCCAGAGGAATCCGTCAATTTTTTAAATATGACAAGGTTGGAAATCAAACAGAAGTTCACACCCGGGTTCAGGATAACGTTTATATGGGGACGAGGCGGATCTGTGATAGCTTGGGCAGGCTACGCCGGATCATCAACCCGAATATGAATATCGTTGACTATGAATATGATGCCTTTGGTAAAACTACGCGGATAATAACCAATAATGGGCATCCGATAACCACGAAATATGTATATAATAAGTTGGGCTGGCTTATTGAGACGCAAAATGCGTTATCCAACAAGATTCTATATCGATATGATTTAAACGGCAACCAAGTTGCCGTCATATCGCCGAATAACCTTTATCAAATCAATCTCTATGATGAGCGGGATCGATTGATTGAAAGGGTAGACTCGTTAGGGAGATCTGAAAAGTATAATTATGATCTGAGCGGCAATGTCGAATTGGTATTGGACCGCCGGGGAACATTGAGGAGCTATAGCTACAATAAAAACAATCAATTACAACAGTTGAGCTTAAAAGGAAAGGATACCTCGGTCTTTACCATCCAATATCAATATGATAAGGCCGGCAACCGTCTGAGGGTTATGGATAGCTGTAATCCGGCCAATACAATTATTTACAATGACGGTGTATACGATCCTTCCAACAGAATCAATTCAATGTTATGGCAATTTGATGGTCAAACATACCGCACTGAATATAGTTATAACAAAGCCGGGCAATTAACTGGTATTAAATACCCGGAAGCCACCGAAAAAATCATTTATCAATATAACCAATATAATGAAATTGAAGAGGTCAAAGGTTTTACGAAGCCAAAAGGGATTGCGCTGAATATTGACGGTACCCTAAAGAGAATCCTGTATAACAATGGGTTGAGCGGATCTTTTGCCTACGATGAGAATCGCGGGTTAAAAGAATTAAAGGTGAATAACGGTTCGTCGGATATTCTAGATATAAACTTTGCCTACGATAAGCGACGAAATATTACCGGTATTCGTAATGAGGTCACCAAACGGAATATCGTTTATAATTACGATGATGTCGATCAGTTAATCGGTTACACTCAAACCGGCAATGTTGTCGAGAGCAACCCGGCTAACGGAGCGGCAGGTTTAAAAGAGAATGATTTTTCGGGAAGAAACCAATTGAACTTCGAGTTGGACCCTTCAGCCATTATCAACCTGGATTATAAGTCATCGAGCATTGGGTTGGACTTTGGTTTTGAGATCTCTGACATCAAAAAGATTAAACTGGTACCTGACAGTTCTCATGTGGGACATCGTTTATCCCGGGAATCGTTTGAACTTCTTACTTCCGCGGACAATTCCAATTATACATATATCCCAAACGAACAATGGGATTTCAAAAAGAACTCCGACGGAACGATGGAATTTGATTTAAAAAACCCGGTATCCGCGCGATTTTTTAAAGTTCACGTTCTTTACGACGAACGGGACGAGGATTTTAACGCGAAATATAGCGCCTCTTTTTTGAACGAGCTTTCCAAGATACTCTTGGTGTACAGGGCTCCGAGCCTTTCGAAAGATGAGTACCATTATGACGCCAATGGAAACCGAAGCGAAAAGGTTCTGATAGTCGACGGATCATCGGCCACGGTTCACTATGAATATTATCCCGGTAGTAATTTGTTAAAGAAGGACGGGAAATATGCTTATGTTTACGATGAGGCGGGAAATTTAGTTGAAAAGGGTAATCGATATACCGAAAGCAACGGTAATATCATTTTTACCACCAATGGCGCGGGAGTTGAATATTGGAAGTTCACTTATGATTTACTCAATCGTTTGGTCAAGGTCGATAAAAACGGTTTGGTCGTTGAGTACACTTATAACCCGTTAGGACAAAGAGTCAGTAAATGTATTGATGGAGTAAAGACCCGTTACGTTTTTGAAGGAACCGAACCTATCTTAGAGAAAAGATCCGATGGTATTACTAGGTCTTATATCTATGCCGTAGGGAAACATTTAGCCCGAGTCGATGGGCCGATCGGCAGTGGGACGCCAGTTTATTACTACCATACCGACCAGATTGGTTCAATCAAAGCGATTACCAACCAAAGCGGGCAGATGGTTTGGAGCGCCGAATATAAACCTTTTGGCGGCATTGCGATTGAGCAGAATACCATCGAGGAAAGCCACCGGTTCACCGGTAAAGAATACGATGCGGATGTGAGTCTATATTACTTCAACGCGAGATGGTATGATCCGGAGCTGGGAAGATTTGTGGCGGAGGATCCCGCCCGGGATGGGACTAACTGGTACGTTTATGGAGTCAATAACCCATTAATCAATACTGATTCCACTGGAATGATACATCAGGACGAAGATGGAAATTGGGATTATGATGACTGGGATTACGAATGGAATTATGATTATGATTGTTACAACTTCTGGGTTTATAACGATGATTTCTTTTCTTATGGTTCTAACGGTGGTTGGTGGAATGATATCGCAAAACTAAATGCGGCTTGGGACTTCTTAGGGGCTGTAGATTTTGATTCCCAAAACATTTCCGGTAGAAGGAAGTGGGTTACAGACAAAGGATATTACATTCCTTACTATGAAAGTCGTAGGGTGCAAACCATCCAAGGAAAAATGGGTATTGATGTTACCGGATGGTATGATGATCAGACGGCAATAGCAGTCGGCACACTACAGGATATGTATGGAGTTAAGAACGCCAGGGATTCGGTTTTTGGTCTTAATAGTTGGCGTGCAATGGATTCGATTAGTAACAGCCAGGATCATTCAGGGAAGTATCATGAATTCTATCAGGAGTACAATCTAAGAGTAGCCGAGGCAAGATGGCGGGAATTTCTAGGAGATTTATTAGTAAATGCGGCGATCTTTGGCGGAGGGAAGGCTTTACTTTCAAAATTACTTCCTGAAGCAGCTGTAACCCAAACCGGAAATGCTATTAATATCTCAACGGCTGGATTATCAGCTGAAGAGGCAGCAGCTATCAGAGCGTATGCACGAGGGGCAAATCAATATATCGAGCAAGCAGGCCCGCAAGTTATTAAATCAACTGCCGGACAATTAAGAAGGGATGCATCTGCTGCGGCACAAATAGAAAGGTTACGAGCTTCACGTGCTGGTCAACCTTATATCGGCCAAGTAGGACATGTTCCTGATACTGCAATTTCAGGCTCGGCAATACCACCTATGGGATGGCTTGATATGCCGGGAGTGTCTAATCAAGTTGTGGGTGGAGTACTTGGAAGTAGAGTTGGGCAAACAATAAAAGTTATATTAGTTGATGGGGTGAAACAATGA
- a CDS encoding SMI1/KNR4 family protein, with amino-acid sequence MTVDMMINELKKFSSTRLYFGATDKLVRNIEEKNIWLPQKHQELLAYSNGIEVYGGYFRLFGLDPKNDLEMINWNDYQKWKFAWLDKVADFWCFGETAWGDQYAYRYDELLKGNSSKVYFLYAATMEAEMICNDFEEFFEKEFLRCAIAPYDVMISIARKRLGDLDNRFHIVYNPSLLLGGHEEIENVMKLPATTAMIFNGDLATQLTNEPMERAVKEIQIYQDERGRNRIRVIWAK; translated from the coding sequence ATGACAGTAGATATGATGATTAATGAATTAAAAAAATTTTCATCCACAAGGCTATATTTCGGTGCAACAGACAAACTTGTACGGAACATAGAAGAAAAAAATATATGGCTACCCCAAAAACACCAGGAACTACTTGCCTATAGCAACGGGATAGAAGTGTATGGGGGGTATTTCAGATTATTTGGGCTAGATCCCAAAAACGATTTAGAAATGATAAACTGGAATGATTACCAGAAATGGAAATTTGCTTGGTTGGATAAAGTTGCTGATTTCTGGTGTTTCGGGGAGACAGCTTGGGGAGATCAGTACGCATATCGTTATGATGAACTTCTTAAAGGCAATTCATCAAAGGTTTATTTTCTATATGCTGCAACCATGGAAGCAGAAATGATTTGTAATGATTTTGAGGAATTTTTTGAGAAAGAGTTTTTACGATGTGCAATTGCACCTTATGATGTAATGATATCGATAGCTAGAAAGCGGTTAGGTGATCTCGATAATCGTTTTCATATTGTGTATAATCCATCGCTACTATTGGGTGGTCATGAAGAGATTGAGAATGTGATGAAATTACCTGCAACTACAGCGATGATATTTAATGGAGATCTTGCCACACAGCTTACTAATGAGCCGATGGAACGTGCTGTTAAAGAAATTCAAATATACCAAGATGAAAGAGGACGGAATCGAATACGAGTAATATGGGCTAAATGA
- a CDS encoding RHS repeat-associated core domain-containing protein gives MVWNAEYKPFDGITIEQNTIEESHRFTGKEYNADVGLYYFNARWYDLELGRFVAGDPAQDGTNWYGYCENTPLTRNDPKGTVHQDADGNWKTDDWDFEWDDFYDCYKFWLYNDAFFAYGPHGGWWRVPERSHIAETFLTSVDFRWRENWVRASGCYIPYYESRWVQMIHSVMGIVDSTPRVRGNPEGCYGRRGVSCYPILGW, from the coding sequence ATGGTTTGGAACGCCGAATATAAACCTTTTGACGGCATTACGATTGAGCAGAATACCATCGAGGAAAGCCACCGGTTTACCGGTAAAGAATACAATGCGGATGTGGGTCTATATTATTTCAACGCGAGATGGTATGATCTGGAGCTGGGAAGATTTGTGGCGGGGGATCCCGCCCAGGATGGGACTAACTGGTATGGGTATTGTGAAAACACACCGCTGACAAGAAACGATCCCAAGGGTACTGTACATCAAGATGCCGATGGCAATTGGAAAACTGACGATTGGGATTTCGAATGGGACGATTTTTACGATTGTTACAAGTTCTGGCTTTATAATGACGCCTTCTTCGCGTATGGCCCCCATGGCGGATGGTGGAGGGTCCCCGAAAGAAGTCATATTGCGGAGACCTTCCTAACATCGGTCGATTTTAGGTGGAGAGAAAATTGGGTTCGAGCCAGTGGATGCTACATTCCATACTATGAAAGTCGATGGGTTCAAATGATCCACTCGGTAATGGGTATAGTTGACTCAACGCCGCGCGTTCGGGGCAATCCGGAAGGATGCTACGGCCGTCGCGGCGTTTCTTGTTATCCCATACTTGGATGGTGA